CCACCGGGTGAACACTTTCAGCACTTGGTAGAATTTGATTCTCTCCTCAAAACTTGTAGGAAGGTGTAGAGGGTGTAATAAAGATTTTGTGTACGTGATGTTTTTAGGATACGGTATAGACACATGCGCTCATATATATACGCACGTACATTCACCCCTATAAATACACACGaacatcctacccctatgagcacctccgaaagactgagccgacatattatCTAGAGATTGACGAAGTCTCCATAGACGTCTCATAGTCgacgagaacatcacactctcgcgcATCGCCTAAAATACGAAAAAGAAATCCAGAATAATGCGAGCACACTGGTGGGCTGGAAATACCAATGTTCTCCTAacaatccaaccacaggttggatcACTTTTGTGCACGTGATTTGATTCCACACGTACCTTCCACCACAGACCCCCTGCAAACATTACGGATTTACTATGACCAAAAAAATAAAACATCAGAAATGCGGTTTTCGATCTTTTTCTTCCAAATGGGTATCTAATCGTTGTCTGTGCAGTTCAAGCACACGATTAATCTGTAAATTGCATTGTCATAACACCAAAACACTTACGAAGGTAAATGTCCTTTCAAAAGGGTCGTGGGAGAGCACCGTGGTAGGAAAATACCTCCTGCATGTTTGAACTCACTTGAAACGAACCAACCAGAAATAAAACCCAGAACATGCGGGACCAAAAGTACAATGCCGCAAACCCGCTTCGGCCTTGTTCGTTTAATCCCACCCCCGCCAGGATGGGAGGGGTTTTGGCCCGAACCCCGTGGTTTATACCCTCGCCGGGGCTGAATCCCCGCGTAGCTTACATGTGTGTTCGGTTCAACCCGACCGGGTTTATATCCCATCCGATCCCACCCCAAACCGCAGGGATTTCACCGGGCTTTGACCCACGTCGCCCGCCGCGTGGAAGAAAACCTCGTCTCGTCTTCTCGGAAGAGAGGAGAGGGCGAGAGCGGCGGCGCCAACGCCGACAGGGAATGACTGGGCGACGGCTAGGGGGCAGAGGGACGATCTCTCATTTCCACTAAAGGTCGGCTGCTGCATCATCNNNNNNNNNNNNNNNNNNNNNNNNNNNNNNNNNNNNNNNNNNNNNNNNNNNNNNNNNNNNNNNNNNNNNNNNNNNNNNNNNNNNNNNNNNNNNNNNNNNNNNNNNNNNNNNNNNNNNNNNNNNNNNNNNNNNNNNNNNNNNNNNNNNNNNNNNNNNNNNNNNNNNNNNNNNNNNNNNNNNNNNNNNNNNNNNNNNNNNNNNNNNNNNNNNNNNNNNNNNNNNNNNNNNNNNNNNNNNNNNNNNNNNNNNNNNNNNNNNNNNNNNNNNNNNNNNNNNNNNNNNNNNNNNNNNNNNNNNNNNNNNNNNNNNNNNNNNNNNNNNNNNNNNNNNNNNNNNNNNNNNNNNNNNNNNNNNNNNNNNNNNNNNNNNNNNNNNNNNNAGTAGATCTCCTAGCGCGAGCTCGGCGGCTACTTCGGTGTCCCTCCCCAAGGTTTCACGCCGGCAGGATCTTCTCCCCTTTTGATTCACCTTTTCCGCTGGTGATTGAGGGGATTAACGGAACAGCAATGAAGGAAAGGGTTGAGAGGAAATTCTATGGATTAATCACGGCAGGGTTTGGGTGACAGGGTGGGGGTCACCCAATCCCTAGGTGGAACAAATCCACTAGAGGATTAAATCTTTTGCAACCCAACGAAGCCTTCAGGGGACGTCAGCTCTATAAGATTCCCGATTAATAACCGACATATAAGCCCATACAACTCCAACAGCACGTGTCACCGCCGTGGTCGTTATTGAACAAATGTCACACTTATCGCAGCTTAAGTTCACAGGCAAAAGCAAACTAGCATAACCCTGTAGTATAGGATTTATGCCTCGCAACTTAGTAAACCAGAATCTTCTGAACATCAAACCTCTACCTGTGATTTCCTGAAATAAGATGCTTGAAGCCTGTTACAGCAATGGAAGAGTTTTCATCACTGCCAGAATATACTACTACCTCTGTTTTTAAATACATAAGACATTTTGCCAGTTTAAATtgaactgccaaaacgtcttacatttaggAAAACGCCTACACTCGTGCACAAAAGGGGGTCTGCGGATGTACTATCTTATCTGAGCAGAGGATGTACTATCTTATCTGAGCAACATAATTAGGATCTCCTGCAAAAGATATACCCAGGTAAATGTAATAAATAAAATCTAAAACTATTATTTCAGTTCTAACGAAATACGCCTACACTCGTGTCATGAAATCGATAAACTTCCTAAGAGAAGATGGAGCACATCAAATACAAACATCATTCCTAGATAGCCCGCTCAACTCTGCAAACTGATCGGTGCAGGTAATTTTCAACCTTAACAGATACAGCGGAAAAAAAAAAACATCTCCAACGCTATTCAGATGACCTCAGGGTTGCCACAAGCCATTGTTGGGCATATTACGTTGACCAGACACCTTACCCTTGCATGATGGGCAGATGAGGCCGTAATTACCAACCTGCTGTCCATCGACGGGGCCAAAATGGTGGAACTGGCTGTTGCACCATGTACATACTGCTGCGAGCATGCTCCCTCCACTAACCATCCTTGGTACCTTGAGATCCCATCCTGACTGGGCCGGAGGGCCACTTCCCGTCTGTGGTACATTCCCCAACACTAAAGTTGGCTCGGATGTCCTCCCAGAATTCTGCCTGGCCAAGCTCCCAAACTGAGAGGGTTCAGTGGAAGGTACAGGATTAGGTCTGACCACGCTCCCAAACTGAGAGGATCCAGCAGGAGGTCTAGAATTGGTTCCAGCCATGTGCCAATACTGAGAGGATTCAGCAGAATGTTTAGAATTAGGTCCGTCCATGTGCCTAAACTGAGAGGATTCGGCAGCAGGTATAGAAGGTCCAGCCATGCGCCCAAACTGAGATGATCCAGTTTGCAGATAATCAGAACTTGCCACACTCCCTAACTGAGAGGATCCAGAAGGAGAAGAATTAGGTCTGACCATGCTCCCAAACTGTGAGGATCTAGTGGGTAAATTATTATTTCTGGCCAAGCCCACAAGCTGAGGGGATCCAAATGCAGCCCATCCATAACCAGGAAATACGTGCTGCTTCTGGCCACCAAATCCAAGTTGCAACGCACACTGTTTTCATTATTACAAAAAAAAAATCAATTATCACATGGGTATTCAGCATGAAAGATCATTTCCCCAACAAAGTCCAGCACAACAAAATTTGATAACACGGAAACAAGGCAACCGAGATAACCAAAAGGCATTTTCATATTAAGCAATAGTTGTGAGAACGAGAACAAAAAGAAACAGCAAAAATAGAACTATAAAAACATGCATGGGCTTTTTGTTTGCCCCGCCAAAAAACCAATATGGAGTGATatgtatgtagtactccctccatcctaaaGCAATAGTTGTGAGAACGAGAACAAAAAGAAACAGCAAAAATAGAACTATAAAAACATGCATGGGCTTTTTGTTTGCCCCGCCAAAAAACCAATATGGAGTGATatgtatgtagtactccctccatcctaaagcaagtgtcgttgatttagtacatagttgtactaaatcagcgacacttattcTAGGACGGAGGGATTATATACTTTCTTAAATCTCGATAAAATATTGAATGAGTTAGGACACATGCATACTGTACTCTATGTTATAATAAGAATTTCATGAGTGCTCATTTCGTATTTAATAATCAAACCGTCAAACACTTTGAATCATACACTTGTGCTCGAGTATTAGTTTATTTACGTTTTATTTGTATTAGAAAGGCGTTGTATAAACAATAATAATAACTAAAAAATGCAAAGAGTGTTTCCTGATTCAACTACATGCCGTATGACATATCACCAATTAATATTTGTTAATATTAAAAATCAAGTTAGAATATCAAAGAGGCATTGTTTATTAATGTATTACCAGCATGAAAAAATAGTGGTATTTATGATTCTGCATAGAACAGCAATTGCTTCACGAAATTCCCCATTCCCAAAAGTAAAATTTTATAGACATTTGAATTGGCCGGTGTAGTTTTACACCCTACATAAACTTGTAAAAGTTGTGGATTTGATTCCTTTAGCACAGTACTTAATAATCTAACCATTCTCATGGATCAATAttgaatactccctccatcccatattaGTTGtcactgaaatggatgtatctagacatatttcagtgctagatacatctgtttgagcgacaactaatatAGGACAGAGGGAGGACCCTTTAATTAATGCCAAGCTCAAAACAAGCTCAGCTAGGTTTAATCCCGTAATATAAATCTGGTGTGCATATCTTATCTAATTTGTCGAGATGGACCTAATCAGACCTTACATTTGGTTGAGTTATGAAAGCCTGCAAAATCATGTAAATTTTACCTAATCCAGGGTTGTGCTGAAAGGTTAAGCAAAAAAAAAAATCCTCACTCAACCATGCAAAACCGAACTCATACCAGGAGAGAAATAAGCCAACTTCAAATTCATTTGCTTTGCCTAGTATAATTATATTGCTTCTCTTGTTTTCAATGGAAGGGAACAAAGCAACTCATTTAAGTAGCGATCAAATCAATATAGATTCATTATTTTATGATTAATGCTCACCAAAAAAAATCAAACCACTTCTAGATCGTGCAAGAGTTATGAAAGCCTGCAAAATCATGTCAATTTTACCTGATCCTGGGTTGTGCTGCTCCTTGGAACATCACCAGCAGAATGAACCAAAGTGGACATGCCATCAAAATTGCTCTGCATAGGTATTAGATCGTTGATATTAGCTGCTGCAGCAAGCGGGGTGTAATTAGGAGCACTACCACTGTAATGATTCTGCATATCGTTACTTGGCTTTCCCAACACGGCATGCACAGAACCCATTGAATCATTATTATTCATGGGCCTATTTACAGAAGGACCCTCCACGTTGGCATCATTTCTATAAACAAAAGAACCATTCATGCAGTTGACATCAATTCCCTTGGTTAAGTTACTGGCTGTCAAAGTGCTTGAGTCCGGTAGTGCACAGCGGCTCAGAATGTTGGGTTTTGGGTGACTCAAGTTATTACTACACTGGGCAAGACTCCTTTCAGTGATACTACCAGTATACACATCATTATTATAGCCTTCAACAGCTTCATTACTTGCTCTGTTCTGTGTGGTATTCATTTGTTCCTTGGTATTGTATGCACGCTCTTTGTCACTGTTCTTTGCATGTGTTGAACGGGAAACAGAAGAATCCACATTAGTTGCAACATGAGAGATGGGGCATGTGTTCAAACTAGACTGGTACACCATGGTATTGTTCTTGTTGCCAAAAATGTTAGCTGCAGCATCATTACCATAACTACCACCGATGCATCTGGCAGCATTAGAGGATCCGTTAGATCCACCAAGGGAACCAGATACTTTATTATTTGAGCCAGAACAGGATGATGTAGTAGATGCACCACCATTATTATTAAAACTGCCAATGAAGCATTTTCCAGCAATGGATGATTGATTAGCCTCATTAACAGCAGTAGAAGTTTGATTGTTTGCACTAGCAATCGGGAAAGATATTGTGTCCAGGCATGAATTAAGGTTGACGTCTCTTGCTTTCACAGTATTATTGACCTCGCCACGCTTTGAAACAGGAAAGCCACGATCAACAATCTGGTCCTCGTAATGTTTAGCACTTGAGAAGCTAGAAGGTCTGAAGTCATGGCCACTTCCCGTGTGATCACTAAAATCATCAACTTCAGCAAAGCCGTTAAGCCTGCCATTTGGTTCATCATTGGATTCAGGAGCTACTTTTGGTTTTGGAACAGTTACATTGGCATAATCCATCATATCATTTCTGTATCTGCATGCACTTTGAGCATCTGTAACAGGAGGAACCTCTACCTGTCTACACCAAGCTTCACTACGCCTATTGAAACTACCGGAACAATTTGTGTTAAAAAGATCTATAACTTTTGAGTTATCACCCCCTTGTCCTTTTGAATAACTCTGATGCTGAGAACATGCTTCGCCTGCAGTCTTGCCCTTTTGTTCAGTTGGTTCAGTAAGCTCCTGAGGGGTAAATTGTAACTCTTCCAAGAAGTTGTTAACTGCCTGTCCTGATGAGATCTTATCAAAGAAAGCTTCAGGAGTAAGCCCCTCATGCCTTGCATGGGCTCCAACATGGCCAAAGTACCGTGATTGCTCCTGAAAGGTCTTGTGACATACAGGGCATTCAAATTTCCCATCTTTACCAACTTTTGGTTCACCAAATTTGCTACTCTTTCTGCGCCTCTTAGCTTTCTTTTCATGAAATAACAGCTGGTGCTGCACATAGGCACTTTGATTGTGCAAAGTTAAATTGCAATTCTGGCACTTATAAGTATTTGCTGGATTTGTATTTCCTTCTACCGTATCCTTTGAATTGCAGGAACGGCTGGAAAAGGTGACAGAAGTAACTGGCAATACATTTAGGTTATCCACACTTGAACCAATTTGATGTTGAAACCCTACAGCCTGTGAAACACATAAATTAAACAAGGAAAATTCAggtacaaaataaaatggcatacaCTATAAACTTACATCAtcttcaccatcgtcatcactcAAGGCATGTTGTCTGGTGCTGTTATACTGAATAGGAACTGTTACGGCCGCCGGATACCCAAGAAGTGACATAAGATACACAGAAACTTCTTTACAAGTACGAAACTGATGTCCCCTTGGGCTGGAAAGTATGATTTGTAGGCTTAGCTACACTGGATAATAATATACAAGAAAGAATACATGGAAAGCAAAATTGTCCTGGTCAGGCGGTAATGGCAAAAGCATTAACAATGCATGGTAGATAAAGCAAAGCATATTGCTGAAATTCTCTTATCTCAACTAGACTTCCAGGCAACAAATATCAAAAATGTGAGAGCCAGCAGCGCAGCTATTGGACATTGATTCCTACCAACAAAAGGACAAATAGCCTTAAACAGAAAAgtaattcttgacaatttccagaaTTAAACAACTTAATGATGAGGAATAATTTTCATAGTATAAAGCAAAACCATCATTAAGAATAAAGAATGGTAGTATATATCCGAATACATATGGCACAGTATCTTGGTAATATTTAACTGATTGGAATGCTCAAGTTTCCGGTGCTACTTCAACCAGAAGCATAACAAATAGAAGGTAGTCTCTCTGTTGCAAAATGTAAGGCACCAATAAAATGAGGGCTATGTCAATATGACACAAAAATCATGTCAATGGATTCTTATTCAAAAGCATTTACCAATGATATCACTTTTTGTCACATAATTCGCATTGTGTTTGTCAATTGCTGGTCAGATTTAAATCTCGGAATGCATGGACATCTTACATTTTGGAACAGAGGGGGTACCATATATAGAACTGTGTGTTAAAGCCCTTATAACACCATATATAGAACTATGTGAAAGAATATTACCCCTTTATGCTTTACCTAAGAATATAGTGATAAATTACTGCCATAACAAGCATCAACACAAACTAGTCAGATGGTACCGCTGCAACGTGCATAGTATGCTACTATGCATGCATCGAAGGGTGAAGGATATATCAAAGAAGTGTGCAAATCAAAAGAACATATTTAATAGGCTTAAACTGTTAGTGATTGTATTTTGAAAGCTGAAACAACATCAGTGAATGCTGCTCAATGCTCATAAACCATGACAAATCACCAGTGTTTTCTGCAAACAAGAAAACTGAGGATTATGATTTAACTAGAATCTCAGTGTGTTCCTTTGGGACCATTTATTTGCTAGGTGCTTGTGAACAACATTAAGTATTAGCATTTAAAACCCATTCCTAAAATGTACACACAAACCCAAACCATCGTACATCTATGCTATCATATATACACTGCAGGAATAATCCAGATTGTTACACAATATAAGTTATGATTGCATTCCCTCTGTCGATGCCACCACTACAGAGTTAGCATCATTTATAGGAAATTTGACAAGGCAAAGCAGCAAACCTCACGTAACGGATGCAATGCACCCAGGCATGGCGCCCCTTCCGCTTGAGCCCGAGCTGCAGCTTCCACCCGGTAGGGAGGTGATCCCCAAAGAAGGCTGCGTCCACAAACTTCCTCCGCCGCCTCTGACTCACCCACTGTCCTTCGAGGCAATTGATGAAGTCCATTAGCTCCGCCTCCGACATAAGCCCGGCTGTTTGCCTCCGTAACTCTACGCCGTATGGGTCGACGAGCCCAGCGAGCCTCACAAGATCAACGGAAACCCCCTTGGAGTTTGTAGTCTCCCGGTCGGGGTCGGGAGACGAtagggctagggtttcgggtggaGGCGGGGTCGAGGGCGGGCAGGAGGGGTTTTCACGGGCGAAGAGACGGCGGAGATGGTAGGCGACGAGGTGGTTCTCGGGGTTGTTGCCTGCTGACGGCGTGATGGAGGAAGGGGAggtggggagggaggaggaggcggctgccgCGAAGCGGAGTCGGGAGAAAGTCTGCTTACGGGACCCCGCGCTCTCGTTAAACACAGCACGGTCGATCTTGAGAGGCGGGAGCGGGTCGGCGTCGGGGCAGCTCCGCGGAGCGACTGCGTGGAGGGACGCGGCGGCGAGGGCGTCCAGGTCAGACTGCGCGAGCACGCGGAGGTCCACCACGGGGAGAACCTCTGAAGCCATTAGCACCGTCGCGACACGGCGGCGGCGCGCTCGGGCGGGAGGACGCGGCAGGCTGCCGGGGCGGCGGAGGTGCCCTGATCCGAGCGTGCCGTTCTTCGAGGAGACGGGCGGGGGATTAGGCAGTTGAGGGCTTCTTCGGCAACTCTCCCCGGCCGTCAACTCCCAGCTCCCCTCCACCAAATCTCCTAAATAAAAACACTCCCATGGAAAGGGGGCCTCCTGGCGACGGGGCTGTGGGCTTCATAACCGGGCCcacattttttttttttgaaaacggtGGTTTTGACTCTTGGATCTATTCACAACTAGACAATTCCCCACGCGTTGCTGCGGAAATATATGGTAAAAAATAAACATTGAATATTATGTAACTTTGATGATCAAGGTACTCTTCAGGTCGCATGGAATAATGTTATGTGTTGGGGAAGGAGGGGAATTTACTTTTAACTCTCATGTATTCAGTTCTACATGAAAATGTCAACAATCTGAGTTCTCCATCAATCTAAGTTCGGAAGTACATTATCAAAGATTTCACTCTTccatatctataatacctaaataattCATCCCCACTAttttatttctcttgacatgcagcctatccacatcatcaagtaggccccacatatGAAGTCACTTTTTTTTCTTTATATAATCTTCTTATAATAATTTCTACCACGCTGCATTGCACGTAATGTACCTGGAAGACAAAATGAGGGCATGTCCATCTTCTTTCATCCATTATGCCATAGTAGGCCTTTCGTCTCTCACCTGGGCCCTCTGCTTTGTGTCCATATAACACGAGTGTGTTGTTTCCTCTCGACTCCTCGAGTATCAACCCATCGATCCCTCTCTCCATCGAGAGAGAAAAAAACCAATCCCTTGCGTGAAGGGTGTGGCGGCTGGGAGGCGATCCCCGCTTTGGGTGTCTGCCTGTACGCTCGGATCCGATGACTCTTTGCCTCCAGCACGAACGTCGGTCCGCCCTGCTTCCCACTACTCTCAAGTTCCTGCACGACCGTCGGTCCCCCTCACCTTCGATGGCACTCGGGCTTCGGCATGACCACCGATCTCCCTCCCCTCCGGCGGCTCTCCGGGATTATCTCAAGCAGCGGTCCCGTTGTTGTGGGCTCCTCCGGCTATGGCTGTTGGTCCTCTTGCCTACGGCGGCTCGGACACGGTGCTGATTTGCCTTTCGTCCTCCCCTAAATATTGTTTTCATTCCAACAAATTAGCTCCAGCGCCACTGGGGAGGTTGGTTCCACCAGGATTACTGAGTTGGCTCCCTTTTCGATCGGGACGGTCGGGAAGGAACGATGTGGTGGTAACTACTGACTTAATTTTTAATCTGCAAACTTGCAGTTCCACATTCTATCTAATGTAGATGGAGGTGCAGAAGATGGTGTTCATTTTTGCTCAATTGGTGTTGATGTAGTATGTCCCAACCCTCAATGGTTGTTGCTGTTGTGTATGAAGATACGGGCTCACCTCTCAAGCACCCACACTGCCTTTACTGAATCACAATTGATGTAAGCATGCACACTATGCACTGGCCTTGCTTGAAATCTCTGGCGTCAATCTGTGTGCAGGGCAGGTGCCTTTTCTCTACATGTGAGTTTTCTTTACTCCATTTATTATTCCATATGTATGCATCCCACGTAATTAATCTTGCAAACAAGGCAGGGCCTACAATCAACAACACTGAGTTCTGCCGACCTCCATGCTTTGTGTTTATATAATTTAGCAACTGAATTGTGATTCTGTTGTACAAAAATTTATCCGAATGTCATTTATTCAAACCTGCTTGAGTGCATATTAAGTACTGTACTGAAGAAACATCTCCAGTCTCTAATACTAATTCCTGATCGCACGAATTTTACTCCCCTATAGGCTTCTTTCCCTATAATATTTTCTTGAGTTAGCTATTGCTACTTGCTACATTTCAGATTTCAAATATGCTTGACATAATAACTGCAAGTAGTCATTCTCACATCATGTACACTCTTTGCCCTCCAAGTAAGTTTCTGCAGTTGAATACTAATGGTTGGTATAGAGGGGATGAATACAACATTCACAATAAAGTAATAGGCACGTGATACCTCTACACCACTACTAAAGGTTGTTCACTGGTGAAATTGAGAATACTATGAAACAACCCAAAGCATATGCTTACCCGGCTGTAACAGATGATTGCATTAGAAATGGAATGACGGATCTCCACACATTTTACAGAAGAGGGCACAAACCACAAGCACACTGCATAGTTCTCTCACGAGTTATTATTTTTACAGTTGAA
This portion of the Triticum dicoccoides isolate Atlit2015 ecotype Zavitan chromosome 7A, WEW_v2.0, whole genome shotgun sequence genome encodes:
- the LOC119327444 gene encoding uncharacterized protein LOC119327444, yielding MASEVLPVVDLRVLAQSDLDALAAASLHAVAPRSCPDADPLPPLKIDRAVFNESAGSRKQTFSRLRFAAAASSSLPTSPSSITPSAGNNPENHLVAYHLRRLFARENPSCPPSTPPPPETLALSSPDPDRETTNSKGVSVDLVRLAGLVDPYGVELRRQTAGLMSEAELMDFINCLEGQWVSQRRRRKFVDAAFFGDHLPTGWKLQLGLKRKGRHAWVHCIRYVSPRGHQFRTCKEVSVYLMSLLGYPAAVTVPIQYNSTRQHALSDDDGEDDAVGFQHQIGSSVDNLNVLPVTSVTFSSRSCNSKDTVEGNTNPANTYKCQNCNLTLHNQSAYVQHQLLFHEKKAKRRRKSSKFGEPKVGKDGKFECPVCHKTFQEQSRYFGHVGAHARHEGLTPEAFFDKISSGQAVNNFLEELQFTPQELTEPTEQKGKTAGEACSQHQSYSKGQGGDNSKVIDLFNTNCSGSFNRRSEAWCRQVEVPPVTDAQSACRYRNDMMDYANVTVPKPKVAPESNDEPNGRLNGFAEVDDFSDHTGSGHDFRPSSFSSAKHYEDQIVDRGFPVSKRGEVNNTVKARDVNLNSCLDTISFPIASANNQTSTAVNEANQSSIAGKCFIGSFNNNGGASTTSSCSGSNNKVSGSLGGSNGSSNAARCIGGSYGNDAAANIFGNKNNTMVYQSSLNTCPISHVATNVDSSVSRSTHAKNSDKERAYNTKEQMNTTQNRASNEAVEGYNNDVYTGSITERSLAQCSNNLSHPKPNILSRCALPDSSTLTASNLTKGIDVNCMNGSFVYRNDANVEGPSVNRPMNNNDSMGSVHAVLGKPSNDMQNHYSGSAPNYTPLAAAANINDLIPMQSNFDGMSTLVHSAGDVPRSSTTQDQCALQLGFGGQKQHVFPGYGWAAFGSPQLVGLARNNNLPTRSSQFGSMVRPNSSPSGSSQLGSVASSDYLQTGSSQFGRMAGPSIPAAESSQFRHMDGPNSKHSAESSQYWHMAGTNSRPPAGSSQFGSVVRPNPVPSTEPSQFGSLARQNSGRTSEPTLVLGNVPQTGSGPPAQSGWDLKVPRMVSGGSMLAAVCTWCNSQFHHFGPVDGQQVGNYGLICPSCKGKVSGQRNMPNNGLWQP